The following are encoded together in the Malaya genurostris strain Urasoe2022 chromosome 3, Malgen_1.1, whole genome shotgun sequence genome:
- the LOC131438006 gene encoding transcription factor grauzone-like translates to MNSNESCNLCLSRNTNGLPEDKQLRMKIDRIFYFEIFRYRDDVTMICESCKMTIDVFYEFSEQVRNNQQILRSTVTPSTSLKLGDIVEETLVKLECSKAELVEEDQLPYETEWVDVDSKQDLPPNTNATIDKDQSDTKIDRDWDSHDLDDIDADRDNASSVSVSDTENEKPPTIVTTKPKRKYTMRKKSSSRKGPIQTKNNVKDSSADGGTKLSDEDMVLKHFNLACDLCGKALVDFIELREHFRDVHEQLGYINCCNKKIFKKCWMVEHLQVHLNPDAFHCSICKKSYSSSRVLKDHIKEVHATAENRSLQCNVCLKRFASKRHLNAHSTMAHGSFPCPQCNKVLASQGSLKHHIFTQHGEGQQFICDICARVFRSKRCLETHVKGHLGTRQEDKVQCSVCAVWFTNKYQLTKHMNRIHIEPEKMLECNLCGKQLRNREALNGHMNRTHTESRFECEFCFKKFRRPHHMREHVAIHHTGEDLYGCNYCEERFNSKNKQYTHRKTVHPAEFEEELRKRLMKD, encoded by the exons ATGAATTCCAATGAATCGTGTAATTTATGCCTTTCTCGGAATACAAACGGTTTGCCGGAGGACAAACAGTTGCGAATGAAAATCGATAGGATTTTCTATTTTGAG atCTTTCGATATCGTGACGACGTAACAATGATCTGCGAATCATGCAAGATGACTATCGATGTATTTTACGAGTTTTCCGAACAAGTTCGCAACAATCAACAAATTTTACGCTCAACGGTGACTCCGTCTACCAGTTTGAAATTAGGCGATATTGTCGAAGAAACCCTAGTAAAGCTCGAGTGCTCAAAAGCGGAGCTCGTTGAGGAGGATCAACTACCATATGAAACGGAATGGGTTGATGTGGATAGTAAACAAGATctgccaccaaatacaaatgctACTATCGACAAGGATCAATCAGATACGAAAATCGATCGCGACTGGGATTCGCATGATTTGGATGATATTGACGCAGATAGAGACAATGCCAGTTCTGTATCAGTTTCAGATACCGAGAATGAAAAACCACCGACGATTGTGACAACCAAACCGAAGCGAAAGTACACGATGAGGAAAAAATCTTCATCTCGGAAAGGGCCGATACAAACGAAGAACAACGTGAAAGATTCATCGGCAGATGGTGGAACAAAACTGTCTGACGAAGATATGGTCTTGAAGCATTTCAATTTGGCGTGCGACTTGTGTGGAAAGGCTCTGGTCGATTTCATAGAATTGCGTGAACATTTTAGAGATGTACACGAGCAGCTGGGATACATAAACTGTTGCAATAAAAAGATCTTCAAAAAATGTTGGATGGTTGAACATCTGCAGGTACATTTGAATCCGGATGCCTTTCATTGTTCTATTTGCAAAAAGAGTTACAGCTCCAGTAGGGTGCTGAAGGATCATATCAAAGAGGTCCATGCAACAGCGGAGAATCGTTCGTTACAGTGTAATGTTTGTTTGAAAAGATTTGCCTCGAAAAGACATCTGAATGCTCATTCAACTATGGCTCACGGTTCCTTTCCTTGCCCTCAGTGTAATAAAGTTCTGGCTTCTCAAGGTTCTTTGAAACACCATATTTTTACTCAGCACGGTGAAGGTCAGCAGTTTATTTGCGATATCTGTGCTAGAGTATTCCGTTCCAAGCGGTGCTTGGAGACGCATGTCAAAGGCCACCTCGGTACGAGGCAGGAGGATAAGGTTCAATGCTCTGTTTGTGCCGTTTGGTTTACCAATAAATATCAGTTAACGAAGCATATGAACCGTATTCACATTGAACCGGAGAAGATGTTGGAATGTAATCTTTGTGGGAAACAGTTACGCAACCGTGAAGCACTGAATGGCCATATGAACCGAACGCATACCGAGAGCCGATTTGAGTGtgaattttgttttaagaaaTTTAGACGGCCCCACCACATGCGA GAACATGTGGCCATTCATCATACGGGGGAAGATTTATATGGGTGCAACTACTGCGAGGAACGGTtcaattctaaaaataaacaGTACACCCATCGGAAAACGGTACATCCGGCAGAATTCGAAGAAGAGCTACGCAAACGGCTCATGAAAGATTAG
- the LOC131435308 gene encoding DNA repair protein Rev1 produces MKRNEKFASENGFEEWGDYMGAKISKLEEQFRQSAAACVDVKLSDLFAGISIFVNGYTKPSADELKRLMMQHGGIYHHYKRPTTTYVIASNLCDVKIKSITSDVIIGPEWVVECIEQMRIIDYKKYLLYTNHKPSQPKLMFGRVDRNLEIQKPATKSNDKNDITNEEVLNLMSKLSALNEKYQESVAHEKCTPKVESSFTDQDHDDAENIPTQIESASLVESTRGTEIANDSSLSSEQKSECSSKGANTTKSSLTATDPNFLQEFFNNSRLHHIATLGAGFKQYVAELRESHTGTFPDRSALQTIECKTSEFESQGPYVMHIDMDCFFVSVGLRKYPSLRGHPVAVTHSKGSEAGRVQSRPGQNRSLEIELYQKRLAERHKTPDIPYESRLLNIDDNNSMSEIASCSYEARKMGVKNGMFVGSALKLCPDLKTIPYDFDGYREVAFTLYNTIAKYTLNIEAVSCDEMFVDLTELISSTGVNLMDFVSFIRGQIKQTTGCPCSAGLGANRLQARMATKKAKPDGQFYLAPDTVQEYMINIPISDLPGIGPSTTHRLKQLSCTSCGELQKVSCIILQREFGKKIGDTIYNACRGIDERPLVYEQVRKSVSVDVNYGIRFRDDTEVERFMKQLTEEIHKRLLDIKKRGKLITVKLLVRSPEAPIETAKFMGHGLCDIITKSFSLKEHTSDLSVIEKTVLSLMKQISAPPHELRGIGLQISKFEETKPFHVAKNTLKMMFQKAEAKHETTKNDSVKGMDETIKTSPVKQISPEKEITPIEAVNTSSTSTVTPIKQSTLKTRNSVPKYGRGRGRPPKYPITSKPKQQNNDMMRFLREPKIKEDSIPEGIDPDFLAALPADIRAEVIKDYRYQANKKNNSDATTSKEALPKPPPVDETAILPKAEKITVDVKFLEALPADLRREVEKQIELQKDTMQITSTEPEFHEHLQVTPEPSPVKYTSKKSPCSTPTRCETDQSVTESDNILLRSDWRNLLTAWIESADEPEDVDIDMIAANARQLVEWRKLCELHLGLRFLFRIINDRNLCSWHKAYFRIVHSMQQGMREVYRSKLAVRNDFDCSDKDCYSAWQ; encoded by the exons atgaaacgaaacgaaaagttTGCGAGTGAAAATGGTTTCGAAGAATGG GGTGATTATATGGGTGCAAAAATCTCTAAATTAGAGGAACAATTTCGTCAATCTGCGGCGGCTTGTGTGGACGTTAAACTTTCGGATTTATTTGCTGGAATATCAATATTCGTTAACGGTTACACGAAACCCTCGGCCGACGAGTTGAAGCGCCTTATGATGCAACATGGCGGAATCTACCATCACTATAAACGTCCGACCACTACCTATGTGATTGCATCGAACCTATGTGATGTGAAGATAAAATCTATCACCTCGGATGTCATAATCGGTCCCGAGTGGGTGGTGGAATGTATAGAACAGATGCGGATCATTGATTACAAAAAATATCTGTTGTACACCAATCACAAACCATCGCAACCGAAGTTGATGTTCGGCCGAGTGGATCGAAATTTGGAAATTCAGAAACCTGCCACTAAATCGAACGATAAAAATGATATTACCAATGAAGAGGTCCTGAATTTGATGAGTAAGCTAAGTGCGTTGAACGAAAAGTATCAAGAATCTGTCGCACACGAAAAATGTACGCCTAAAGTCGAATCATCGTTTACCGACCAAGATCATGATGATGCTGAAAATATACCGACTCAAATTGAATCCGCATCGTTAGTAGAATCGACGCGTGGAACGGAAATTGCTAATGACAGCAGTTTGTCATCAGAACAGAAATCCGAATGTTCGAGCAAAGGCGCAAATACCACAAAGTCATCACTAACGGCAACCGATCCGAACTTccttcaagaatttttcaacaaCTCGCGCTTGCATCACATAGCCACACTCGGAGCTGGTTTCAAACAGTACGTGGCAGAGTTGCGCGAATCACATACGGGAACATTTCCGGACAGATCGGCATTACAAACTATAGAATGCAAAACCAGTGAATTCGAAAGCCAGGGGCCGTACGTTATGCACATCGACATGGACTGTTTTTTCGTATCGGTTGGACTCCGCAAGTACCCAAGCTTACGTGGACATCCGGTGGCGGTCACACATTCAAAGGGTTCCGAAGCAGGGAGGGTTCAGAGCCGTCCCGGTCAGAATCGATCGCTGGAGATTGAACTGTACCAGAAACGACTGGCAGAACGCCACAAGACTCCGGATATTCCGTACGAGTCCCGGCTGCTGAACATTGACGATAACAATTCGATGTCGGAAATTGCTTCCTGCAGTTATGAGGCACGCAAAATGGGCGTCAAGAATGGGATGTTTGTTGGGTCGGCATTGAAACTTTGTCCGGATTTAAAAACGATTCCGTACGATTTCGATGGCTATCGGGAAGTAGCCTTCACCCTGTATAACACAATTGCGAA ATACACATTGAACATCGAAGCCGTGAGTTGTGATGAAATGTTCGTGGACCTTACGGAGCTCATCAGTAGTACGGGAGTCAACCTGATGGATTTCGTAAGTTTTATTCGAGGGCAAATCAAACAAACTACGGGATGCCCTTGCTCAGCTGGTTTAGGCGCCAATCGATTGCAGGCTCGTATGGCTACCAAGAAAGCGAAACCGGACGGCCAGTTCTATTTGGCGCCGGACACCGTCCAAGAGTACATGATAAATATACCGATTTCAGATTTACCCGGCATCGGACCTAGCACAACTCACCGTTTGAAACAGCTATCCTGTACGAGCTGTGGAGAGCTGCAGAAAGTTTCTTGTATTATTCTTCAGAGAGAATTCGGTAAAAAAATCGGAGATACCATTTATAACGCCTGTCGGGGCATTGATGAGCGTCCGTTGGTTTACGAAcaagttcgaaaatcggtttcggTTGACGTAAATTATGGCATCCGATTCCGGGATGACACCGAGGTGGAACGTTTCATGAAACAGTTGACCGAAGAAATTCACAAACGCCTACTGGATATCAAAAAACGTGGTAAATTGATTACCGTTAAACTTCTCGTTCGATCACCGGAGGCACCGATAGAAACGGCCAAGTTTATGGGACACGGTCTCTGTGACATAATCACGAAATCGTTCTCTTTGAAAGAACATACCTCGGATTTGAGCGTTATAGAAAAAACTGTTCTCTCGCTTATGAAGCAAATCTCGGCTCCGCCTCACGAACTCCGCGGCATTGGGCTTCAAATATCGAAGTTCGAGGAAACGAAACCGTTCCATGTAGCAAAAAATACCTTGAAAATGATGTTTCAAAAAGCTGAAGCCAAACATGAAACAACGAAAAATGATTCCGTTAAGGGCATGGACGAAACCATAAAAACATCGCCAGTGAAACAAATTTCACCAGAAAAAGAAATAACTCCGATAGAAGCGGTGAACACTTCAAGTACGTCAACTGTCACTCCAATCAAACAGTCTACACTAAAAACCAGAAACTCGGTACCAAAATACGGCAGAGGAAGAGGTCGACCGCCCAAATACCCGATAACCAGTAAACCTAAGCAGCAAAACAACGATATGATGCGGTTTCTCAGAGAACCCAAAATCAAAGAGGactcgatcccggaaggtattGATCCGGACTTTTTGGCCGCTCTTCCAGCGGACATCCGTGCCGAGGTGATCAAAGATTACCGGTATCAAGCGAACAAAAAGAACAATAGCGATGCAACGACGAGCAAAGAAGCTTTGCCCAAGCCGCCGCCGGTTGATGAAACCGCAATCCTTCCGAAAGCGGAAAAAATTACCGTAGACGTAAAATTCCTGGAAGCACTGCCAGCAGATTTGCGTCGTGAAGTGGAGAAACAAATTGAGCTACAAAAAGACACTATGCAGATAACCAGCACCGAACCCGAGTTTCACGAACATCTACAGGTCACTCCAGAACCAAGCCCGGTTAAATATACATCGAAAAAGTCACCTTGCAGCACACCAACTCGCTGCGAAACAGATCAATCTGTCACCGAATCCGACAACATTCTGTTGCGTTCCGATTGGCGCAATCTGCTGACGGCCTGGATCGAAAGTGCCGATGAACCGGAAGACGTGGACATCGACATGATTGCCGCTAATGCGAGGCAACTGGTCGAATGGAGAAAACTGTGTGAGCTTCACCTGGGATTGCGGTTTCTGTTCAGAATTATTAATGATCGCAACTTATGCAGTTGGCATAAAGCGTACTTCCGGATTGTGCACTCTATGCAGCAGGGTATGCGGGAGGTTTATCGGAGCAAATTAGCCGTCCGGAATGATTTCGATTGTTCCGACAAGGATTGCTACAGTGCGTGGCAGTAG
- the LOC131435499 gene encoding YTH domain-containing protein 1 — MADLDAVNLGLDDTERDIAEELENSYDTRSEASAASSDSTTTNPSISDVSSDSSDDDDEEDNTERRNVSTKKALQKKKGNKKKDEKELKKDGEKDGGGTTATTNSTKKERKSRSRSPQTAAANTGTETKRGRTKNSSVKNSVKSYDYVTKINYLFRETRFFLIKSNNTENVSISKTKGVWSTLPPNEANLNQAFRESRNVILIFSVKESGKFAGFARMAAEARRDLPAVEWVLPPGMSAKALGGVIKIDWVCKKELAFTSTTHLYNPWNENKPVKIGRDGQEIEPKVAEELCRLFPEDTAIEMTPILKKSKEASKQMKEKVASKSFRRPPNFSRPTSAIRGRGAGGGGGGGGGGGPIRGGRRKMFPNKGRPGMFPPYRKDIRRGHGHGHGHGHGPRLHPGVDRAAAAAAVAASAAGFHGWERYSSTAAAEAYVADYMRTMQHQLPPMPYAPPPGFPGMPLPYDGLPPPPRYYEGLPMPEYPLPPGAIPGSVTGAAGVPTQRGGAYDKYDEFMWKPPPGGPGSASVPTSNAGAAGLPSMKGPPPPLPNYHVPPPSALPAGLSHGRKNDRGDGGQRDRDRNHRNDRSQRGGRSYNNNRDRR; from the coding sequence ATGGCCGATCTGGACGCAGTGAATCTCGGTCTCGACGACACGGAACGGGATATTGCGGAAGAACTGGAGAATAGTTACGATACAAGGAGTGAGGCTTCTGCGGCAAGTTCCGATAGTACTACTACCAATCCCAGTATCAGTGACGTAAGCTCGGACTCGTCGGATGACGATGATGAAGAGGATAACACCGAGCGTAGAAATGTTAGCACTAAGAAAGCCCTACAGAAAAAGAAAGGTAACAAGAAGAAGGATGAGAAAGAACTCAAGAAAGATGGGGAAAAAGATGGCGGTGGAACGACCGCTACAACTAACAGTACCAAGAAGGAGCGGAAATCTCGCAGCCGAAGTCCGCAGACTGCGGCCGCAAACACGGGCACCGAGACGAAACGAGGTCGCACCAAGAACAGCTCCGTCAAGAATTCAGTGAAATCATATGACTACGTGACAAAAATAAACTATCTCTTCCGGGAGACCCGTTTCTTCCTGATCAAATCAAACAATACGGAAAATGTATCGATTTCCAAAACTAAAGGCGTTTGGTCAACTCTTCCCCCGAATGAGGCAAATTTGAACCAGGCATTCCGGGAAAGCCGTAATGTTATACTGATATTTTCTGTCAAAGAAAGTGGTAAGTTTGCAGGTTTTGCACGTATGGCGGCGGAAGCGCGCCGGGATTTACCAGCAGTGGAATGGGTTCTTCCACCCGGAATGTCAGCTAAAGCTCTCGGCGGTGTTATTAAAATAGACTGGGTGTGCAAGAAAGAGCTGGCTTTCACCAGCACCACTCATTTGTATAATCCGTGGAATGAAAATAAGCCGGTTAAAATTGGACGCGATGGTCAAGAAATTGAACCAAAAGTTGCTGAGGAACTATGCCGGTTGTTCCCAGAGGACACGGCGATTGAAATGACTCCTATATTGAAGAAATCGAAAGAGGCTTCTAAGCAGATGAAGGAAAAGGTGGCTTCAAAGTCATTCCGACGACCGCCGAATTTTTCACGTCCAACTAGTGCGATCCGTGGAAGAGGAGCTGGTGGTGGTGGAGGTGGCGGCGGTGGCGGTGGTCCAATTCGTGGTGgcagaagaaaaatgtttcctaACAAGGGACGTCCCGGAATGTTTCCACCATATCGTAAGGAtattcgccgtggtcacggtcATGGTCATGGCCATGGTCACGGACCCCGGTTACATCCAGGTGTTGATCGCGCTGCCGCCGCTGCAGCCGTTGCTGCTTCGGCTGCCGGGTTTCACGGATGGGAACGTTACAGTAGCACGGCGGCGGCCGAAGCGTATGTTGCGGATTACATGCGTACCATGCAACATCAGCTTCCCCCTATGCCGTATGCTCCACCTCCCGGTTTTCCGGGAATGCCCCTACCATACGACGGTCTACCGCCACCACCACGCTACTACGAAGGTTTGCCCATGCCGGAATATCCACTTCCACCGGGAGCGATTCCCGGAAGTGTTACCGGTGCCGCCGGTGTTCCAACACAGCGTGGCGGTGCCTACGATAAGTATGATGAGTTCATGTGGAAGCCACCACCAGGTGGTCCCGGATCAGCAAGCGTCCCTACGTCGAATGCCGGTGCGGCAGGTTTACCGTCAATGAAGGGACCACCACCACCGTTACCAAACTATCATGTTCCACCCCCGTCAGCACTTCCAGCCGGTCTGTCGCATGGACGCAAAAATGACCGGGGAGACGGTGGTCAACGGGATCGTGACCGGAATCACCGGAACGATCGTAGTCAACGAGGCGGCAGAAGCTACAACAACAACCGGGATCGGCGATGA